A stretch of the Osmerus mordax isolate fOsmMor3 chromosome 12, fOsmMor3.pri, whole genome shotgun sequence genome encodes the following:
- the LOC136953868 gene encoding organic cation/carnitine transporter 2-like: protein MLDYEERTAFLGEWGTFQKMVFFLLSLSSIPNGYVGMAMVFLVDIPPHRCWVPGLNSSSFSLDLNLSFPLEEVRGEVVLSRCLRYRDPPGPNGNETEGCLDGWEFSTERYTSTIVTEWNLVCDDDWKAPFTATIFFVGVLCGSFLSGIISDRFGRRLVLFGTLAMQTVFTLLQAASTSWEMFCFFYFIVGLGQIANYCAAFILGSELLTKSVRVNFGALGVSFSYALGYTVLPLAAYCFRSWRLLLVVLAIPGFLYIPLWWYIPESPRWLLAQGRLKEAESIIKAAAKMNGLMAPDVIFTEDITENRTKESPRLYTWMDLFRTRNIRNITIINILIWIIISMTYYGMSLNTPNMDGNPYFNCLVAAATEFLAYGSVWFLIRYTPRRFTLPFTLLLSGGLLLFIKLIPDELSGLTLILVMVGKTGVTGAFGFLYLYMMELFPTVVRNMALGATSMASRVGSTVSPYIAFMGTYNKFLPFILMGGATLMIGLLSLWLPETKGEELPEFIHQVKPLQRVCLWQQGRGSTHDRKKGTTSVEI from the exons ATGCTGGATTACGAGGAGAGGACGGCGTTCCTTGGCGAGTGGGGAACCTTCCAGAAGATGgtcttcttcctcctcagccTCAGCAGCATACCCAACGGCTACGTTGGCATGGCGATGGTGTTCCTCGTGGACATCCCCCCCCACCGCTGCTGGGTCCCAGGGCTGAACAGCAGCAGCTTCAGCTTGGACCTcaacctgtcgttccccctggaggaggtgaggggggaggtggtcCTCAGTCGCTGCCTGAGGTACCGAGACCCTCCGGGTCCCAATGGCAACGAGACCGAGGGATGTCTGGACGGCTGGGAGTTCAGCACAGAGAGATACACCTCCACCATCGTGACTGAG TGGAACCTGGTGTGTGACGATGACTGGAAGGCTCCCTTCACCGCCACCATCTTCTTTGTAGGTGTTCTCTGCGGATCCTTCCTGTCAGGGATCATCTCAGACAG GTTCGGGCGCAGGTTGGTCCTCTTTGGCACCTTGGCAATGCAGACAGTGTTCACTCTCCTCCAAGCAGCCTCTACCAGCTGGGAAATGTTCTGCTTTTTCTATTTCATTGTGGGGCTGGGCCAGATAGCCAACTACTGTGCTGCCTTCATACTGG GCTCTGAGCTCCTAACTAAATCAGTCCGCGTCAACTTTGGTGCCCTGGGGGTAAGTTTCAGCTATGCCTTGGGCTACACCGTGCTGCCCCTGGCGGCCTACTGTTTCAGGAGCTGGAGGCTCCTCCTGGTTGTCCTCGCCATCCCTGGCTtcctctacatccctctctgGTG GTACATTCCAGAGTCTCCTCGCTGGCTATTGGCCCAGGGCAGACTGAAGGAGGCGGAGTCAATCATCAAAGCCGCTGCCAAGATGAATGGTCTTATGGCTCCTGATGTCATCTTCACCGAAGACATCACT GAAAACCGAACCAAGGAGAGCCCACGCCTGTACACCTGGATGGACCTGTTCAGAACCAGGAACATACGCAACATCACCATCATTAACATCCTCATCTG GATCATCATCTCCATGACATATTATGGGATGTCCCTGAACACGCCCAATATGGACGGAAACCCCTACTTCAACTGCTTGGTTGCGGCGGCCACAGAGTTCCTGGCTTACGGCAGCGTCTGGTTCTTGATCCGCTACACCCCTCGACGCTTCACCCTCCCCTTCACCCTGCTGCTGTCTGGAGGCCTGCTGCTCTTCATTAAGCTCATACCTGATG aactgaGCGGCCTGACCCTAATCCTGGTGATGGTGGGGAAGACGGGTGTGACGGGGGCGTTTGGCTTCCTGTACCTGTACATGATGGAGCTCTTCCCCACCGTGGTGAGAAACATGGCCCTGGGAGCCACCTCCATGGCATCGCGTGTGGGCAGCACCGTCTCCCCATACATCGCCTTCAtgg GTACATACAACAAGTTCCTACCTTTTATCTTGATGGGTGGAGCCACGCTCATGATTGGGTTGTTGAGCTTGTGGCTACCTGAAACCAAAGGTGAAGAACTTCCAGAATTCATCCATCAGGTGAAACCGCTTCAAAG GGTGTGTTTATGGCAACAGGGTAGAGGGAGTACACATGACCGGAAGAAGGGGACAACCTCTGTGGAGATCTGA
- the LOC136954589 gene encoding organic cation/carnitine transporter 2-like produces MLDYEERTAFLGEWGTFQKMVFFLLSLSSIPNGYVGMAMVFLADVPSYRCRVPGLNSSSFNLDLNLSFPLEEVRGEVVLSRCLRYRDPPGPNGNETEGCLDGWEFSTERYTSTIVTEWDLVCDDDWKAPFTVTIFFVGVLCGSFLSGIVSDRFGRRLVLFGTLAMQTVFTLLQAASTSWEMFCCFYFIVGVSETTNYSAAFILGSELLTKSVRVNFGALGVSFSYALGYTVLPLAACCFRSWRLLLVVLAIPGFLYIPLWWYIPESPRWLLTQGRLKEAESIIKAAAKMNGLTAPDVIFTEDENRAKESPRLYTWLDLVRTRNIRNLTIINILIWIIISMTYYGMSLNTPNMDGDPYFNCLVAAATEFLAYASVWFLIRYTPRRFTLPFTLLLSGGLLLFIKLIPDELSGLTLTLVMVGKTGVTGAFGFLYLYMMELFPTVVRNMALGVISMASHVGSTVSPYIAFMGTYNKFLPFILMGGATVMIGLLSLWLPETKGEELPEFIHQVKPLQRQQGKESTHDRKKGTTSVEI; encoded by the exons CTACGTTGGCATGGCGATGGTGTTCCTCGCGGACGTCCCCTCCTACCGCTGCCGGGTCCCAGGGCTGAACAGCAGCAGCTTCAACCTGGACCTcaacctgtcgttccccctggaggaggtgaggggggaggtggtcCTCAGTCGCTGCCTGAGGTACAGAGACCCTCCGGGTCCCAACGGCAACGAGACCGAGGGATGTCTGGACGGCTGGGAGTTCAGCACAGAGAGATACACCTCCACCATCGTGACTGAG TGGGACCTGGTGTGTGACGATGACTGGAAGGCTCCCTTCACCGTCACCATTTTCTTTGTAGGTGTTCTCTGCGGTTCCTTCCTGTCAGGGATTGTCTCAGACAG GTTCGGGCGCAGGTTGGTCCTCTTTGGCACCTTGGCAATGCAGACAGTGTTCACCCTCCTCCAAGCAGCCTCTACCAGCTGGGAAATGTTCTGCTGTTTCTACTTCATTGTGGGGGTGAGCGAGACAACCAACTACAGTGCTGCCTTCATACTGG GCTCTGAGCTCCTAACTAAATCAGTCCGCGTCAACTTTGGTGCCCTGGGGGTAAGTTTCAGCTATGCCTTGGGCTACACCGTACTGCCCCTGGCGGCCTGCTGTTTCAGGAGCTGGAGGCTCCTCCTGGTTGTCCTCGCCATCCCTGGCTtcctctacatccctctctgGTG GTACATTCCAGAGTCTCCTCGCTGGCTATTGACCCAGGGCAGACTGAAGGAGGCGGAGTCTATCATCAAAGCTGCTGCCAAGATGAATGGTCTTACGGCTCCTGATGTCATCTTCACCGAAGAT GAAAACAGAGCCAAGGAGAGCCCACGCCTGTACACCTGGTTGGACCTGGTCAGAACCAGGAACATACGCAACCTCACCATCATTAACATCCTCATCTG GATCATCATCTCCATGACATATTATGGGATGTCCCTGAACACGCCCAATATGGACGGAGACCCCTACTTCAACTGCTTGGTTGCGGCGGCCACAGAGTTCCTGGCTTACGCCAGTGTCTGGTTCTTGATCCGCTACACCCCCCGACGCTTCACCCTCCCCTTCACCCTGCTGCTGTCTGGAGGCCTGCTGCTCTTCATCAAGCTCATACCTGATG aactgagcggcctgaccctaaccctggtgaTGGTGGGGAAGACGGGTGTGACGGGGGCGTTTGGCTTCCTGTACCTGTACATGATGGAGCTCTTCCCCACCGTGGTGAGAAACATGGCCCTGGGAGTCATCTCCATGGCATCACATGTGGGCAGCACCGTCTCCCCATACATCGCCTTCAtgg GTACATACAACAAGTTCCTACCTTTTATCTTGATGGGTGGAGCCACGGTCATGATTGGGTTGTTGAGCTTGTGGTTACCTGAAACCAAAGGTGAAGAACTTCCAGAATTCATCCATCAGGTGAAACCGCTTCAAAG GCAACAGGGTAAAGAAAGTACACATGACCGGAAGAAGGGGACAACCTCTGTGGAGATCTGA